atgggaaacacttatatcgggcagcaatgctataggaagatgctgaaaggcatcacctcatactgcatgggaaagggcaatggtcaacccctcctgtattctaccaaagagaaccacagggctctgtgggcgccaggagtcgacacgacaccgcatcgactcgacagcacactctaccaccagaccagctctcttctcctgatgatctggtTCCCTCTCCGGAAAGGGCTCGCCGTTTAAAAAGAAACAGGTcaatggatcagtggtctgactgactcgatataaggcagttgCTTAGGTCCCTGTAGGTCCCCCTGCTTCTACAAGTGCCTACATCCCTCTCTTCTCTTTGGCTTTGCTTTCCAGATTCTACCCCCAGCAAGCTCAGCACCCCTTTCCCAGAAGCCACCTGTAGGGTCATGAGCGTCCAAAGGAAACATCAGACCCGCTCCGTTCTGATCACGTTGGTGAGTGGATCCGTTACATTTCCATCTGGTATCCAGAGACGCCATTCACTtgcgagaggaggagagagggggaaagtgggaggggggGTTCGCCTTCCTGGCCATCGCACCCCCGGGCCTAGAAGCCAAATGCGTAGATCTGTcgaggggaggggaaattctGCCTTCTCGTGTCCTGTCTGTCAGTTCCATCCTTGAGATCTGACGATTCATCATTCTCATCCTTGAGATCTGACGCCCTAAGTTGGATCTGAAGCTCAGTTCTGCCCAAGCGCCTGCCAAGACAGAAAGAGGCTTGAACCAGTATCTGATGctactaaaaatgaaaaaaagagagagatgtatTTTATTCttcaagagagtgtgtgtgtggcaggggtgaTGGTGGATAACTGGCAGATCCCTCCACCGTATTTTAAGACGGGGGTTTCTTGGCAATGCTGTAACAAGACAGAGGTCAAGGGGAGCAGGGGAACGGCATCTTCCCTGGAACTTCCCGCTGACCCCTTTGTGTTTTGCGCCCCCCCCCGGGTGACCCCCATGAGACCACCCGGAACAGGTGAGGCCAAAGGCATGCCAGAATCGATTTGAAATGTTGACTCGGCTGATAGAAGCGGAGATGTCCAGGGACAGGTGTGGGGCGGGGTGGTCCCTGCTCAGAGCCTGGGAAAGTTCTCCTTTTCAGCCCTCTCCAGGGCTCACTCTCCCAAAGAGGATTCTCCCGTGAGCCACCCAGGAACACAGGGTGGCTGGAGTTTTACTGCATTTCTCTGAATCCAAGTTCTTTGGTTtagaaaccggggggggggggtcgtcttaaattcagagccctgttctGTGCGGGTACCTGAATTTCTTAAGTGCTCTCCTTCAATTCAGAGACGCCTTCTATTTGGGTCCCTCTAGATATGAGATTGCCCATCTTTTATGAACACTTATTTGGGAAGCCAAAGCTGAGAGGGCCTCTGAACATGGGCAGAGTGTGCTTTGAAAAGAATGACAACGGTGAACGTCTTCCTCTCTGGCTAGACTTAATCTGAAAAAGCCTGGCATGCGTATGGCTTGGGTGAGGCCataatggcagagcatctgctttgcccacagaaggtctcgggttcaatttctggcagcatctccagatatagctgggaaagacccttgcctgaaaccttggagagctgttgccagtcagagcagacaatcctgagctaggcggaccaatggtctgactcagtatatggcagctgcttatgttcctATACTGAGCTGCCCACTGCCTAGAGGAGAGTCTGGATTTAGGGTCCTGAGCAGCTCTGCAAGCCAATGGGAACAGGTAGCTCTGGaacccagggagctctgagacatTTCTCTGAATCCAAGTTCTTTGGCTTAGAAATCGGGGGATCATCTTCAATCCAGAGCTTTGTTCTTTCAGGTACCTGAATTTCTTAAGaggtcttcttaaattcagagttgccttctattcgGGTCCCTCTAGATAACTGAATACAGAATCTGTCTTTGCAAACGTGTACCCATGGAAAGGGGCACTGCTCTCTCTaaatttttccatctgtgtgcgaatgcgaaatttattttattctgggcggcagtatcaaggcagtgttcaCGCACGTGCAtatagagtggggccttcctgattcaacctgagcgggatctgcagagaggagagctggtcttgtgaaagcaaacatgacttgtccccctagctaagcagggtccaccctggttgcatttgaatgggagactagaagtctgagcaccgtaagatattccccttaagggatggagccgctctgggaagagcagaaggtttcaagttccctccctggcagcatctccaagacagggctgagagagattcctgcctgcagccttggagaagctgctgccagtctgggtagacaacactgagctagataggccaatggtctgactcagtatacggcagcttcctatgttcctatgccatttaaaaacttgtgggtgcacacgccttagagggaaccctggatgGGACACAACTCCTGTGTCATGAGTCTAGGGAGCGTGTGTCAAGTACCTCccctctgtgaaatgttggagcacccagattacccactacaaccgtggtaaaatgcttcagcttggcaggattgaattgaaaacaatccccagaatcaaatttccctacaacgggaaaatacagctacgtTTTTTTGCAACGGACAGACAACGctatagcactaaatcgcagcgaTAAAATCCGAAACGGGGCATCCGAAacgtgaatggcaccctgctgacagcgtagggactgcgttGTCACAACCCAGGAAGGACGGAAGCACACTTGGCAGATGCGTCGTGACaccgttgtagggtctaatctggaaagcaactTTGAGAATTCAACCCAGGAAGCAGGGGGTGGTTCCTAGTTCAGTGGAAAAGCAccttctttgcatgcaaaaggtcccagattcaatccctggcagcatctccaggtagggctgggaaagattcctgactgcaaccttggagagctgctgccagtcagtgtaggcaatactgagcaagatggacgaagggtctgactccgtatacagcAGCTAAGTGAAACGGAGACTGAGTTTTCAAGGTCCCGTCTCTCTTTTAAATCGgcgttttgtggggtgggggtgggggggaggcattcCTAGCCCTGTTTGGGGCTGAAAGGGGAAACGACAGCCCAAGCTGCAGTCAGCCTCCCTGGGGCAACTGGAACGCAAGTTCTGCTGGAATGTGGAGAAAGCATGACCGAACGTGTCAGGCAGAGGGCAAGGGAGGTTGCAACCTTTGCCGAGGAACAGAGGCGAGCGAGAGGGGACAAGGGAGCTTCTTGTTTTGAAATCGAAAAACAAGGAAATAGCTCTTCTGCAGaggagggtggcggggggggcagctaGGATCATGTGGCAAGCGGGGGGGGATCAGCTAAGCCATAAGACATGCCGATGTTTAGGGGCGTCCCCCTGTCACTCAGGCGAGTTGGGCGAGCCTTTTGGGTGGAGCCAACCTGCTGTAAAGTCCCAGCATCAAGTCGATCGACTGGTCCAGACGGTTCCGAGTTCGGGTGCCACCAGATCAGCCATCCGAGGCACTTGGCTCAACCGGgcccacctagcccagtattctgtttccaacaggggacagccagGTGCCACGGAACCACGCAGGGTGTGAAAGTCTCTTGACTGCCCTCCATGTGCTGCCAAAGGTGTTTGGAGATAGACTGCCTCAGTTCTGGGAGGTTCCATTCCGCAACCCACACTTGCTGAGCAATATTTCAGAGAAGCCCCATGGCTTTGCTCGACATTTACCCCGCAGAATGAAGCCAgctgcgaataactccctggagaggcaGGGACAGGGGAGGCAAGAGCAAGCTCTTCTTCAGGGGGTGCCTGACCTTCCTCAGGGGCTCAGAGACAGACCTGTAGCCAGGGGCTAGGATGGGCTTGCTCCCCCTAATATTTCCCTTTTCCCTCAATATACCGTATTTCCCTGAATCCAAAACCAATTTTTCCCAATGTGTTTTGCTgttgtcttaaatccagagtcctgttcctttttggTCAATACAGGTGTAACCCgtatttaacttctatttttaattaattgattgattgattgattgattgatttgatttgtataccgcccttccaaaatggctcggggcggttttaAGTGGGTCACCTtctattcagttaaatacgggcatTGTGTATTCACGAGATTGTGACCGAATGGAAAGCTTGACTAAGGTGGCAAAACCTGGTCCTCCGACTTTTGTGTGTGGTGGCTGCCCTACACTTTCAGCCTGGCTATGGGCCTGCCCCCGCTCCTTTgatcaaacccccattcagccctgaaactcactggctgactctgggtcccgtttctctcagcttaacctacctcacaggcttgttgtgaggataaacataagcatgagctccttggcagaagagcgggatagaaatgtaaaatcaaaacaacaattaaaataatcaaaatcaaaatcattaaaatcgaaataatcaaaatcaaaaccaaaaccaaaatcaaaatcattaaaatcaaaatcaatcataaaaaatcaaaatcaaaatcaaaatcattaaaatcaaaataatcaaaaccaaaaccaaaatcaaaataatcaaaatcaaaaccaaaaccaaaatcattaaaatcaaaatcaaaatcaaaatcatcaaaatcaaaatcatcaaaatcaaaatcaaaataattaaaattaaaatcaaaatcaaaataataattaattagcCAGCAGCAGCACGGTCCTGGGGAGGGTGGGTtcgtttccccctccctccctccctcccgctctgACCCACTGCACAGTAAAGCAGAGCTGGTCAGGAGTCAGGACTAAGCCGGCTGGAGCTGCAAGTCTGaaaaatgtggggaggggagtgagcgGGCCTGACCTGACTCTTCCTTGCCAGTTGTTTAACTACTTAATGAACATTTGCCGTGGGCCCGGCCTTTCTGCATCGGCCACCCTGTGACCCTCGGCGCAGAGCAAACACTACCGTCATTCAAGGGAAAAAGAATTTTCTAAGTCCCCAGCTCTCGGGGTCAAGGGTGACCCCAGCCACTTTGATACATTCTGGCAGGCGATATAATTTTGGAGAACACCCTGTTAGCAGCGGCATGACCCACCGCGACCCccggcctctcccccccccacccaccccccgcagaTCTCCTCCCCTCCTTTGGTGGGAAGGCTCCCACTCTGGGGTCAAAAAGTGGTCAAAGAGATTCCAGAAACAGACCTCCTCCCAGGGAGGAAACGAGAAAACACGAAAACCCGGTTGAATTTCGGCCTGCCCCACATTTTAACTttcggggagggaggggaaagcagccTCTTTAACACAGCATTCACTTTTGAAAGGACGCCACAGAGATGTGGTTgtctttaacagcagcagcattgcaAGCTCCCGGGAACGTTTTTTCCACAGAGAGGCACAGAAGGAGGAATGCTcccctgttggatttctgcctgccacACCGCTCTTAAAAGGGAACAAGTGCCCACTCAAgagaaaggcaggaagtagaCAAGTAGATCAAGTCGATCAAGCACGTTTGCAGACCAAAGAGCTTCAGGACAGCTTGATCTCTTCAGCTCCGAACCCACCTTCAACCTTGGAATGCATGGAGTCAGGCCCGTACTTACCccaatagaagatgaccctgaatttaaggcgccccccctttaaaatatgggttaaaGATCAGttgaggaacataggatgctgtcatatactgagtcagaccattggtccatccagctcagtattgtcttcacagactggcagcgacttctccaaggttgcaggcaggaatctctctcagcccgatcttggagatgctgccagggagagaacttgaaaccttctgctacaCTTATACTATTGTATACTGCTATACAACTTCCAGGTTGTCAAGAGACACTCCACAACCGTCAGAACTCCCCTGTGGTCCTAGGACATCTCTGCATCCCCATCACAGCAGCAGTACTTTGACCTCTGGGTCCCAGATCACCCCATTCTGTACCCCCAGGACATTACAAGGCACTCTGCCCCCTTCCTACCTGAAGGGATGTCCGTGGGcagatcataggaacacaggaagctgccatatactgagtcagactataggtccatctcgctcagtattgtctacacaggctggcagcggcttctcctccctccttgGTGTTGAAAACACGCCCGCATCAACAAGACTCAGGTGTGAGCCAAAGAGAAGGCGTATATCAAGAATCTTCGATGAAAGTTTACTGCAGGAAGCAGAGTGCTGAATTAGATGGAGCTTGGGTCCGATGCAGCAGGGTTTTCCCGATGCTTATCCGACCCAATGGTTCGGGACGGAGCCTGAATGGACAGAGGCAGTCTATCTCTGAATAGCAGGTGCTGTGGAGGCAAAACTGTGAAAGACAGGTGTTGTCTTTGTGTACCGCTTGTTGGTGCCCCCCAAATCCGGGGCGGCTCTTCCATGAGGGGAGATGAGGTGGTCAGCTCAGATTACTAAGGGTGGCTCAGGTGCAGAGAGATCTTGAACTGCTGATGCTGGAAAGATCTGACTGGTCACGGTTGGAAACCGAATGCCGGGAGTAGGTGGCGGTTGgatccagcaggggtctccttaaCAGTTAAGAatggagcctccaggttcagaggctatctacctctgaataccagttgctgtagAATAACAAGGGGGAGAAAAGCTGCTGAGCTAGTAAAGCCCTTCTGATGTTCGTATATAGAACGGAAACCAATagatctagggcagggctgctcagcttcggccctcctgcagatgttggcctacaactcccataatccttaggctgttggctattgtggctgggaattatgggagttgagtccaaaaaccgctggggggaggcctaagttgagcaggcctggtctaggggaagggagctggtctggtggtagcaggcatggcatgtccactttgctaagcagggtccaccctagtttgcatttgaatgggaggctacatgtgtgagtgctgctgtaaaatattccccttagggaatagggccgctctgggaagagcacctaggtgccaagtttcctccctggcagcatctccaagatagggctgagagagattcctgcctgcatccttggagaagccgctaccagcctgtgtagacaatactgagttagatggaccaagggtctggctcagtatatggcagcttccgatgttcctaaacCGAtgttctggctcagtatatggcagcttccgatgttccgaTGTTCCACGGGGCAGTTATACCGTGAGGAGTCCCTGGTCAGCAATCTGAGGTGTAATGACAAGGAGCTTTGTACCAGCCacccccttcttttcctctggTCCCCACCTAAGGTGGGGGGGGCGTCTTCTCCCACCGCCCCCAAAGGGCAAGGCGCCCTCTCCACCTtcccagaagtcctgccctgccAAGCGCCCTGAGTTTTTAAATGCAACACATAATTACAGGCGATTAACGGCTTTGGCTGGGGGCGAGGGGAGCATTCTTGGAGGGACGGCTGCCTGTCGGTCTTAGCCAAAGGGGTCCCTGCTCCTTTGAAGcggggcggcagcagcggcggggggcggggggggtgatGCTTCAGCCAGGTGCAGCCGGCCAGAATGTTTCCTCTGCAAAAATggtctctccacccccaccccacacacagggGGCTCCCAGGAACCCGGAGTTCAATGAGCCACATGTCGGGCGGAATCTTGCTGATCCAACCAGAATTTTAATGGCTTGCCCAgctgtcataggaacatcggaagctgccatatactgagtcagacccttggtccatctagctcaggattgtctacccagactggcagcggcttctccaaggttacaggtaagaAACTTTCCCacatgctgccaggaagggaacttgaaacctagatgctcttcccagagcggccccatccccggaggggaatatctcccagtgctcacattcaaattctcccattcaaattctcCCATTctcccagtctcccattcaaatgcaaaccagggtggcccctgcttagccaTTCATtccattcatgtttgctaccccaagaccagctctcctctgtcagAACTGAGGGACACAAAGCTAAAGGCAAATTATGCCACTCTTGCTGTTAgtgtgttggattaggactgaggagtcccaagttcaaatctccattcaaccattgaactcactgcgtgactctgggccagtcactttttttCCAGCCTGGCCTACCtgactgggttgttgtgaggattaacataAGCATGTAgtccgctctgggcttcttggaggaagagtataaatgtaaaaaataaaaataaatgaatattccATTTCCACCCCTGTTGCATGAGGGGATGGTGGCTGTATTCTCAgcacttctgagcatgtgcagagttgtTTTTCTCATCCAACCGGACCCATCCCACAACTGCAAGGGAGTAAAAGGGACTTCCCCATATCAGCACTATCCAAAGGAACATTTGGTTCTTCCCTTGAGCATAAGCAGAGTGCCTTTCTTGGACTGTTCCATAATCCCAaactctccccccaaccccaggaCTAGTATtacgggggtgtgtgtgatttattCATGATAGCTGTCGAGTAGCTTATGAATATATATCTAATTAATTGACCAGTCATTATTATAACTGAGACAGGCAAAGGGATACCAGATCCCACAGCTTTCACACGAGGGAACTTCAGATCCCCAGTTATGGAGAGCAAAAGTATTGTCATACAGCCCCGTCATTGTGCATGAACAAGCAAGAGACCcgtggcaccttaaagacgaTCAGATGTATGATTGAGTATGCTTCCATTGACTGGAGTTTACTTATTCAATGCACACCAATGCAGAGTTTCCTAAGCAAAGAGAGGGGTCCCTGCCCCGAGGAGCTTACTATACCTACCTTGCAACAATGCTTGGTTTGCTCTCATGTGGGTCTTAAATCTGTACCGCCGGCTGAGCCTCAATTAATCTGATGCTtcttacaaaacaaaacacaaaacaaacaaacacaaaacacttCGGTGCCTTTGTATAGCAAGAAAGCGTCGACCTTTTTGCTGTGGTGGGGCACACGCTCACGCAAGGACACATATACAGGCGGCAAGCCTGCCACCCAGTGGGCAGATGTGTGGGCTGCAGCCTGCTTCCAAACGCGAGGGAACTTCAATTGCAGAATCCACCaaaggactacagttcccagagctGAAAGAGCGTGGCGAGAAAGCGGAAGGATTGACAGAGCGTGCCGCGAGGCCTCCTGGGAGATGTAGTGCTGCTGGCTAGACTGACACAGGCGCAGGGAACTACATTTCCTAGAATCCACGTCGAGGAAAAGGAAAGAGGCGAGGTCAGCTCTGGAGGATCTTCTGCAGTAAGGACAGGTGGGGTGTGTTTGGGGGGCGCGCGGGGGGCAggttgtgcgggggggggagcaggctggAGGTCCCTCCCCCAACCCATTGCATGCTTGCTAGGATCAAGACAGCTTTTCCTTTTGCATGCAAACTGGTGACGCACTTTCCCCGTTTGCTTTGTGCGCCCATAGATCATTGCACCGCGGTGTGGGCAAAAAGCCTTTCCAGCCTGTGTGCTTGTGCAAGCCCACTAACCCCGCTTCCCTTCCCCCCGCTCTTGGCCTCCACGGAGGCAAGATTTTGCTTTGCCCCAGTTCCCAGCCTCTGATGCAGGGTTTCTTCcataagcagctgccagtcagtcagacccttgggccatctagctcagtattgtctacccagagtggcagcagcaggttccccaaggttgcaggcaggaatctttctcagccggGCTCtgccttggagatgtcagggagggaacttggaaccttctgcatgcaaatactcttcccagagtggctccatcctctaagggaaatatcttccagtgctcacacatgtagtctcccattcaaatgcaaccaggatggatcctgcttagcaaagggggcaattcatgcttgctgccacaagaccagctctcctcttcctcctcattcttgggtccccagattttattggactacaactcccatcctccccagccaaggcctctgtggctggggatgatgggagttgtagtccagcaacttctggggacccaaggtgaagaaaccctgCTCTGATGAAATCCCAGGCTTTCATCTCTGAagggaaagaaactgctggcaAGGGCACGCCCCCCTACCCTGCCCTGGAAACCTACCTTCAAATTCTTATGGATGTTGATGCAGTGGGGCAGAGGAGGGCCCTTTGGGATTACCCAAAACTCGTGAGATTAGCTGCAAAGATATTAGAACCCTATCCACTTTGCAGGGCTGGGCTCAGTattgccgacactgactggcagcagctctccaacgtTTCAGACAGGCGcctttcccaggcctgcctggagatgctgccatacagagcagatgctctgtctttgagctacaaccccatccccactttatttgggaggaggagagaaagcagtTTCTCCACCGtcggcaaggagagctggtcttttgctaccaagcatgaattgtcccctttgcaaagcagtgcctgctgtggtttgcatttagatgggtgatggcatgtgagcattgtaagagatttCCTGTAGGAGATAGGggcgtagctcagtggaaaagcaccttcatgcttgcatgcagaaggtcccaggttcagtccttggcagcgtctccaggtagggctgagagacactcctgcctgcaaccttggagaagctgctgccagtcagagtagacgataCTGAACTAGACGAGCTGAGGcactgactcggtatatggcagcttccgtaGCATGCGTAATTGTTTAAACGTCTGGCATGTCCCCCATGACCCGCCTTAGTCAACTGAGAACATCCAAGGCCCTCTCTGCTCAGTGAGTCACTGAGTGACCTTGGCCCGGCCCCTCTCGTCCTCGGCCCTCATCTCCCCTCCCAAGGTGGAAATTCAGATAACCTGAGATCACGCACACCCCGCCCCGAGCAGGAGACCTGTGCAGTGAACCCATACCTTCTGCGTTGCAGCCCGATCCGCTGAATCTCCGATGCTCTCCTCCGGCCGGCTGCTGCTTCGCCGCGCGTTCCGTTGGCCGTCCCTGACCGCGGGGCTCTCGGCACCGGCCGGCCCTGCCATGGAGAAGCCGGTGGAGGCGTCCATCCGGGCCAAGCTGGAGAAGGCCTTGCAGCCGGCCCACTTGGAGGTCATCAACGACAGCCACATGCACGCCGTGCCCCGGGGCTCCGAGACCCATTTCCGGGTGGTGGTGGCCAGCCCTCGGTTCGAGGGCCTCTCCCTCATCCACCGCCACCGGCTGGTCAACGACATCTTGCAGGACGAGCTCGCCGGCCCGGTCCACGCACTCTCCATCCAGGCCAGGACCCCGCAGCAGTGGGAGAAGAGCGCCCACGTTGACCAGAGCCCCAGCTGCCTGGGAGGATCCAAGCACGACCCACACATGGCGAGCAAAGTGGGGGGGACGAGATAAATGTCAGCCTGGCCAGGAGCCATTGGGGGGTCCCTCCCAAGCCCATTTGCAAGATGTCCTTCCCAttcagctgctgccccagaaTGCCACACCGACCAGTGTGCTTTGCATTCTAAGAAGTGATCCATGCCTCTCTAGGAATTTTCGTCGGTGCATTCCAAGAAGTGATCCATGCCTCTCTAGGAATTTTCATCAGTGCCTGGGCTTTGCTTCCGCTTGCCAGAGTGCGGGCTGGGATTCTCTTTTCTAAAAGCTGGGCTCTGTTGGAGCCACGTTCCGTTTCCTCCTTGCCCGTTCTGCAAGCGCGGTTGTGGGGGAGAAACGTGGATGTCCTCAGAGCCACGGTTTGTCTCTTTGGCTGTAACTGATTAAATCTCTCGGGCTCCGCTTCTGGTTTGTCGGCTTCGTTTGTGGGCCGGGGTGGCAGGGCAGGTCACGATATGGCGATCTCGTTTCCTAATGGCCTTAACTCTGCCCACACATTTAAAAGTGGGGAAAGTagaaagcagaagctctaccactgagtttcAGCCCCATCCATAGGGGATCATCGGGGTCTCGGCTGCGGCTTGGTCTCGGAGAGGACCTCCTTGGGGTCCAAGCTCAGGTACATagccttataacaagtcagactagctcggtattgtctacactgactggcagcagctctctgaggttagAGGCAGgcgtcttgcccagccctacctggagatgctgccgaggattaaacctgggagttgctgttttggttttggtttttggggttttttaaatcattttttatatcccactcttctccaaggagcccagagcggtgtactacatccttaagtttctcctcacaacaaccctgtgaagtaggctaggctgagagagaagtgactggcccagagtcacccagcaagtctcatggctgaatgaggatttgaactcgggtctccccgctcctagtccagcactctaaccactataccttGCTGGCTCTTCTGCATCGGAAGCAGATCTTCTACCATGGAGTGATGGCCTCATCCCCCAAGGTTACATAAGAAGCTGTcacctactgagccagacccttggtccatccagctcaggattgtctaccctaactggcagcagctctccagggtttcagccgGGAGTcttttcccaggcctacctggagatgctgccagggagtgaacctgagaccttctgcctgcaaagccgaCGCTCTGCCACGGAGCTGGGACCCCGTCTCCCGTGCAGAACAAAGATGGGTGCAGGGGTGTATTTAAAGCGCCTCTCTTTGCTGCTCTCAGAGGGAGGGCTCAGGGTGGTCATAATCAAGGCTGGGATGGGGGACAGTTGAACCCAATGCCAGACCTGGAGTGCACACTCACAAACTTGGCATCCCCGAGATCTGTAGCTGGGCAGCGTCTGGAGCCCACAGCACACCGAAGGAATGCCTTTGAGGCCCAGCTAGTATTTAAGTCAGAGTTGGCTACTACAGAAACAACATGCCCAGCTGCGGGGTGGTTTGTTCTTTGCAGGGAGTgtacctgttggatttctgcttgGCAAGCCAGTAAcattcttctcattccttttgagaactttttttttttttttttgctgaaaagtggtatatgacttagtgggagaagagctggttttaCAGTATCAAGCATAAATTcttccctctgctaagcagggtctgccctggtttgtatttgaatggaagactagaagtgtgagcactggaagatat
The Hemicordylus capensis ecotype Gifberg chromosome 14, rHemCap1.1.pri, whole genome shotgun sequence genome window above contains:
- the BOLA1 gene encoding bolA-like protein 1: MLSSGRLLLRRAFRWPSLTAGLSAPAGPAMEKPVEASIRAKLEKALQPAHLEVINDSHMHAVPRGSETHFRVVVASPRFEGLSLIHRHRLVNDILQDELAGPVHALSIQARTPQQWEKSAHVDQSPSCLGGSKHDPHMASKVGGTR